In one window of uncultured Acetobacteroides sp. DNA:
- a CDS encoding TonB family protein encodes MASNINLFSREWCEMVFEGKNKDYGAYVLRKDADTRHKRSFIFVVIGFSLATALPTFINKALKEGKEQNVQVTNLSKINIEKIKPQELPKEQKQEEVKAQIKFVPPVIRPDDEVKEGEEMQSQDMLTAAPLDDNVGQEIVATPITETVKEIAQEEEQVFQAVEQMPTFPGGTEEMMKYLGKNTQYPQTAAENGIQGTVFVQFVVDKHGKITDVKVIRGVDPELDKEAIRVAKSMPSWLPGKQNGEAVRVAFTMPVKFVLQ; translated from the coding sequence ATGGCATCAAACATAAACTTATTCTCCAGGGAATGGTGCGAAATGGTCTTTGAAGGGAAAAACAAAGACTATGGTGCCTATGTGCTTAGAAAGGATGCTGACACGCGCCACAAACGTTCTTTTATTTTTGTGGTAATCGGCTTCTCTCTAGCCACTGCGCTTCCTACCTTTATTAATAAAGCTTTAAAGGAAGGAAAAGAGCAAAATGTTCAGGTGACAAATCTCTCTAAAATCAACATTGAGAAGATTAAACCACAAGAGTTACCAAAAGAACAGAAGCAGGAAGAGGTTAAGGCACAAATCAAATTCGTTCCTCCTGTCATCAGACCCGATGATGAGGTAAAAGAAGGAGAAGAGATGCAGTCTCAAGATATGCTTACAGCTGCTCCACTTGACGATAATGTCGGTCAGGAGATTGTTGCAACGCCTATTACTGAGACCGTAAAGGAGATCGCTCAAGAAGAGGAACAAGTATTCCAAGCAGTTGAGCAGATGCCAACCTTCCCTGGTGGTACTGAGGAAATGATGAAATACCTTGGTAAGAATACCCAGTATCCTCAAACAGCTGCAGAAAATGGTATACAAGGTACCGTTTTTGTACAGTTTGTTGTGGATAAGCACGGTAAAATTACCGATGTTAAGGTAATCCGTGGGGTTGACCCTGAACTTGACAAGGAAGCTATTCGTGTTGCTAAAAGCATGCCTTCCTGGCTGCCTGGTAAGCAAAATGGCGAAGCTGTTAGAGTTGCATTTACCATGCCAGTTAAATTTGTACTTCAGTAA
- a CDS encoding substrate-binding domain-containing protein, whose amino-acid sequence MKTSNIFVTLLFLSSIVLLQSCGGSSTKEDSPTSGLATIYVDQTFEPIISEEIEVFEGIYPKAKVSAKFVSEIDAMNALLKDSTRLIISTRLLTEREKAALQQKKLVPRISKIATDGIALIINRQNKDSLISVDQIRQLLTGGITNWNQIASGSGLGKVKIIFDNQNSSTVRYLLDSLCEGKSLSAQISALSKNEEVINYVAKNPNAIGIIGVNWISNRNNAQCMGFLDRIRVMAVSYAKNPTSDNSYQPYQAYLATKDYPLSRIIYSIATDPSSGVPTGFASFLSSDRGQRIILKSGLVPATQPLRVVKVSNDYPL is encoded by the coding sequence ATGAAAACAAGTAACATTTTCGTTACCCTACTTTTCTTATCAAGTATCGTATTACTTCAAAGCTGCGGGGGGTCTTCCACTAAGGAAGATTCCCCTACTAGCGGCTTGGCCACAATCTATGTTGACCAAACCTTCGAACCGATTATTTCGGAAGAAATTGAAGTTTTTGAAGGTATTTACCCCAAAGCAAAGGTGTCTGCAAAGTTTGTCTCGGAAATCGATGCTATGAATGCCTTGCTGAAAGATTCAACTCGCCTAATTATTAGCACTCGCTTGCTAACTGAAAGGGAAAAGGCTGCACTCCAACAAAAAAAGTTAGTTCCACGCATTTCGAAAATTGCAACCGATGGCATTGCGCTAATCATCAACCGCCAGAATAAGGATAGCCTTATTTCGGTTGATCAGATCCGTCAGTTGCTAACGGGTGGAATTACTAACTGGAACCAAATTGCCAGCGGATCGGGACTTGGGAAAGTGAAGATTATCTTCGACAACCAAAACTCTAGCACAGTCCGTTACCTTCTCGACTCACTTTGTGAAGGTAAAAGTCTATCGGCCCAGATTTCTGCACTTAGCAAAAATGAGGAGGTTATTAATTACGTTGCAAAAAATCCAAATGCTATTGGGATCATTGGTGTTAATTGGATTAGCAACCGAAATAATGCCCAATGCATGGGCTTCCTTGATCGGATAAGAGTAATGGCTGTTTCGTACGCCAAAAATCCAACCTCCGACAACAGCTACCAACCCTACCAAGCTTACTTGGCAACCAAGGACTATCCGCTTAGTAGGATCATCTATTCCATTGCTACCGATCCTAGCTCTGGTGTACCAACAGGATTTGCCTCATTCCTATCCAGCGATAGGGGGCAGCGCATCATCCTTAAGTCTGGATTAGTTCCAGCAACACAACCCTTAAGGGTTGTAAAAGTAAGCAATGACTATCCATTGTAA
- the tsaB gene encoding tRNA (adenosine(37)-N6)-threonylcarbamoyltransferase complex dimerization subunit type 1 TsaB, whose translation MSIILCIETGTEVCSVSLSNNSQIVDIRESAEPQAHARQLAVFIDELLKKNNLTTKDLSAVAVSEGPGSYTGLRIGVSTAKGICFGAKIPMIAVSSLQALTHGALRQVEGNGNILFCPMIDARRMEVYTALYNGDGSPKTAVEAAIIDESSFRNDLASNIVYFFGNGAQKCAEVINQPNAKFIDVAHTAANMVPIAHQLFDSGNFVDVAYFEPFYLKDFVVTKSKKNSLGL comes from the coding sequence ATGAGCATTATACTATGTATAGAAACGGGAACGGAGGTTTGCTCCGTTTCCCTTTCTAACAACTCCCAGATCGTCGACATCCGCGAAAGCGCAGAACCTCAAGCGCACGCTCGTCAGCTCGCCGTATTCATCGACGAACTTCTAAAAAAGAACAACCTTACAACGAAAGATCTTTCGGCAGTTGCCGTAAGCGAAGGTCCTGGATCTTACACCGGACTTCGGATTGGCGTATCTACCGCAAAAGGAATATGTTTCGGAGCAAAGATCCCCATGATTGCCGTTAGCAGCCTTCAGGCGTTGACTCATGGTGCCTTAAGGCAAGTTGAAGGTAACGGGAATATACTTTTCTGCCCAATGATAGATGCCCGCCGGATGGAGGTGTATACGGCACTTTACAATGGCGACGGTAGTCCCAAAACAGCTGTAGAGGCAGCAATCATCGACGAGAGTTCGTTCAGAAATGATCTGGCAAGCAACATCGTTTACTTCTTTGGCAATGGTGCCCAGAAATGCGCAGAGGTCATCAACCAACCTAATGCAAAATTTATAGATGTTGCCCATACGGCTGCTAATATGGTTCCCATTGCCCATCAGCTGTTCGATAGCGGCAACTTTGTAGACGTCGCCTACTTCGAACCATTTTACCTAAAAGACTTTGTGGTAACAAAATCTAAAAAAAATTCGCTTGGGCTATAG
- a CDS encoding acyl-ACP thioesterase domain-containing protein → MTVLTEKELTLFTPYSITSADTDMCARLRLGAMVNLLIQSAIGSAEKLGFGFGDLSQLHLFWVLRNLSLEIYRPVRWSEELMVETWPKNIEGILYLRDFVVRDRKGEVVARATSGWLAVDRTTKRPKRFSSEQLEYFTHLKEKHSLSYSPERLAEAAGSDEFFVKPTFFDIDLNRHVTSTRYIDWMVDTLPLDFLLERSPVKLSINYLKETMLSDSIRLVRCTLEPNIFEFEGINESAGTAAFRGRIEYSSI, encoded by the coding sequence ATGACCGTACTTACCGAAAAGGAGCTAACCCTCTTTACCCCCTATAGCATTACCTCGGCCGATACCGACATGTGCGCACGCCTACGGTTGGGCGCCATGGTAAACCTGCTTATCCAGTCGGCTATTGGCTCTGCCGAGAAGTTGGGCTTTGGCTTTGGCGATCTGAGCCAGCTGCACCTCTTCTGGGTGCTCCGAAACCTTTCCCTCGAAATCTACCGCCCCGTGCGCTGGAGCGAGGAGCTGATGGTGGAAACCTGGCCAAAGAATATAGAGGGAATACTCTACCTTCGCGACTTTGTGGTACGCGACCGAAAGGGTGAGGTGGTAGCCCGCGCCACATCGGGCTGGCTGGCTGTCGATAGAACCACCAAGCGCCCCAAACGATTTAGCAGTGAGCAGCTGGAGTACTTCACCCACCTTAAGGAGAAGCATTCGCTGAGTTACAGCCCCGAGCGGCTGGCCGAGGCGGCTGGCAGCGACGAGTTCTTCGTTAAGCCCACCTTCTTCGATATCGACCTCAACCGCCATGTAACCTCCACCCGCTACATCGACTGGATGGTGGATACCCTGCCGCTCGACTTTCTGCTGGAGCGAAGCCCGGTGAAGCTCTCCATCAACTACCTCAAGGAAACCATGCTCAGCGACTCCATTAGGCTGGTGCGCTGCACCCTGGAACCTAACATTTTCGAGTTCGAGGGGATTAACGAATCGGCTGGCACCGCGGCATTCCGCGGAAGAATCGAGTACTCCTCGATTTAA
- a CDS encoding histidinol-phosphatase, translated as MLVDLHSHTIFSDGRSTHAEMVEAAIAKGIGIYGIADHLCFHDNPWTTRLDQFEEMRSTFANLKANTTSAKILFGMEVDYVRGCENRVLRLKEENHWDYIIGSVHYIGDWNIDSNAADWEGKDVDATYTKYLELLEEMVDTKLYNIVAHLDLPKKYGHFTDIDFTDRYRAIGEKILANNMAFEMNTAGRIKICNEFYPRRDIVELYHQLGVDVTLGSDAHHRNNVGQFFDEAVALLKEVGYSRICYFEEGQKRYLPL; from the coding sequence ATGCTGGTAGATCTTCACTCGCACACTATCTTCTCCGACGGCCGTAGCACTCACGCCGAGATGGTTGAGGCTGCCATCGCGAAAGGGATCGGCATATACGGCATTGCCGACCACCTCTGCTTTCACGATAATCCGTGGACTACCCGCCTCGATCAATTCGAGGAGATGCGCTCCACTTTTGCCAACCTGAAGGCGAATACCACATCAGCCAAAATTCTTTTTGGAATGGAGGTGGACTACGTTAGGGGATGTGAGAATCGTGTGCTGCGGCTGAAGGAGGAGAATCATTGGGACTACATCATTGGCTCCGTGCACTACATCGGCGACTGGAACATCGACAGCAATGCGGCCGACTGGGAGGGTAAAGACGTGGATGCCACCTACACCAAGTATCTAGAGCTGCTGGAGGAAATGGTGGATACCAAGCTGTACAACATAGTGGCGCATCTGGACCTGCCCAAGAAGTACGGGCACTTTACCGACATCGACTTTACCGACAGGTATAGGGCTATCGGCGAGAAGATCCTCGCCAACAACATGGCATTCGAGATGAATACAGCCGGGCGGATTAAGATCTGCAACGAGTTCTATCCCCGCCGCGATATTGTGGAGTTGTATCACCAGTTGGGCGTTGACGTTACCCTTGGCTCTGATGCCCATCACCGCAATAACGTTGGTCAATTCTTCGACGAGGCGGTGGCCTTGCTCAAGGAGGTTGGCTACTCGCGCATCTGCTACTTCGAGGAGGGGCAAAAGCGCTATCTGCCCCTGTAG
- a CDS encoding sodium ion-translocating decarboxylase subunit beta has protein sequence MDGLSLSALFPGIGTFFSSPAIISIARVILIALGLTIIYLGRKNILEPLVMIPMGLGMIAINTGVLYMPGGSIGNLFLDPMLSDTDDLMNVMQIDFLQPIYTLTFSNGLIACFIFMGIGALLDIGYLLQRPYTSMFLALCGELGTFLTVPIAHAMGLTLNESASIAMIGGADGPMVLFTSLSLAKHLFVPITVVAYLYLGLTYGGYPYLVKLLIPQRLRAIKIQKDSKKKVKTYSSTTKMALAVVLCLVLCLLFPVAAPLFFSLFLGIVIRESGLKQFHDFITTTLLYGSTFLLGTLLGVLCEAKLLTDPVVFKLLILGVLALLISGIGGIIGGYILYFVKKGNYNPVIGIAAVSCVPTTAKVAQKIVTKENPQSVILGEALGANISGVISSAIIAGLYITLFPHIH, from the coding sequence ATGGACGGATTAAGCTTATCAGCACTCTTCCCTGGCATTGGAACCTTTTTCTCCTCGCCAGCTATAATATCAATTGCGCGTGTCATTCTTATTGCCTTAGGGCTTACTATAATTTACTTAGGACGCAAGAATATCCTAGAGCCATTGGTGATGATTCCAATGGGGTTAGGTATGATTGCCATTAATACAGGTGTGCTGTATATGCCTGGTGGTAGCATTGGAAACCTGTTCCTCGATCCAATGCTCTCGGATACCGATGACCTAATGAATGTGATGCAGATCGACTTTCTGCAGCCCATTTATACGCTAACCTTCAGCAACGGTCTTATTGCCTGCTTTATCTTTATGGGAATTGGCGCCCTGCTCGATATCGGGTACCTGCTCCAACGCCCCTACACCTCGATGTTTTTGGCGCTCTGCGGCGAGCTGGGAACATTCCTAACGGTGCCAATTGCCCATGCAATGGGTTTGACGCTCAACGAGAGCGCGTCTATTGCAATGATTGGTGGTGCCGATGGTCCTATGGTGCTCTTCACCTCGCTATCGTTGGCTAAGCATCTATTTGTTCCAATTACTGTTGTCGCATACCTGTACCTAGGGCTTACCTATGGCGGTTACCCATACCTAGTAAAGCTGCTTATTCCTCAGAGATTACGGGCAATTAAGATACAAAAGGATAGCAAGAAGAAGGTGAAGACCTACAGCTCTACCACCAAAATGGCGCTTGCCGTGGTGCTGTGCCTAGTGCTGTGCCTGCTCTTCCCCGTTGCTGCACCCCTTTTCTTCTCCCTATTCCTTGGCATTGTTATTAGAGAGTCTGGCCTAAAACAATTCCACGATTTTATTACAACAACGCTGCTATATGGCTCGACTTTCCTTCTTGGTACGCTACTAGGAGTACTTTGCGAGGCTAAGCTACTTACCGACCCCGTAGTGTTTAAGCTCCTAATCCTCGGAGTCCTTGCGCTGCTCATTTCGGGCATCGGAGGCATCATCGGAGGTTACATCCTTTACTTCGTCAAGAAGGGCAACTACAATCCGGTAATCGGTATCGCGGCGGTGAGCTGCGTGCCAACTACGGCTAAGGTGGCTCAGAAGATCGTCACCAAGGAAAACCCACAATCGGTGATTCTTGGCGAAGCCCTTGGCGCAAATATCTCGGGCGTAATATCTTCGGCTATCATTGCAGGCCTTTACATAACGCTATTCCCGCACATACACTAG
- a CDS encoding biopolymer transporter ExbD — protein sequence MPKVKVARKSTWVDMTAMCDVAFLLLTFFILTSNFIQKELVQVVTPSSISEIKIPEVNVMNIFIGPDGKVAMGIDNQKKREELLDKIAKVYGKTFTKKQIEEFGLANSFAVPIGALAQSLDLSAGDRSKPENVLGIPADSTGNEFKEWVRAARQVNPQIKIVIKADKGTPYSKIKKVLNTLLDLNENQYNLITGMEEAPILPKNY from the coding sequence ATGCCAAAGGTAAAAGTCGCAAGAAAAAGTACATGGGTTGACATGACTGCGATGTGCGACGTGGCCTTCCTTCTGCTTACCTTCTTCATTTTGACATCAAATTTCATTCAAAAGGAGCTGGTACAGGTGGTAACACCATCGTCCATATCGGAGATCAAGATCCCCGAGGTTAATGTCATGAACATCTTCATCGGTCCCGATGGAAAGGTGGCCATGGGCATTGACAACCAAAAGAAGCGCGAGGAACTCCTCGATAAAATTGCTAAAGTTTACGGCAAAACCTTCACCAAAAAGCAAATTGAAGAGTTTGGTCTAGCCAATTCGTTTGCAGTTCCTATTGGCGCGCTTGCTCAATCACTAGATCTATCCGCAGGAGATCGTTCCAAGCCAGAAAACGTACTTGGAATTCCTGCCGACTCTACAGGGAATGAATTTAAAGAGTGGGTACGCGCTGCCCGCCAGGTAAATCCCCAGATTAAGATTGTAATTAAAGCAGATAAAGGTACCCCCTACAGTAAGATTAAAAAGGTTTTGAATACCCTTCTCGATCTTAATGAGAATCAGTACAACCTTATTACAGGGATGGAAGAGGCACCAATACTGCCAAAGAATTACTAA
- a CDS encoding tetratricopeptide repeat protein: MKAKRYLLTLAVVAVLCGTSAMAQDFTKGLLYFNDGNFVLAKKYLLKELNGANKDQAYYLLGKNYQNQGIKDSAAIYYQKGLEVNPENAFAYVGLGEIALSSGDTKTAETNFKKAKSISSEKKNPALWMAIYAAYMNQATPNVEDANDYLNKAKSINKNFAGIYITEGDILLNQKKIGEAATKYETAIYYDKASKEAFLKLGRIYVKSGNYQQSLDAFNNLYQLDSTYFPVHKERGEVYYAQGKFADAEKSYAKFFAAGEPSYNDLVRYALILFFNKDYNKSLEIVKQAQALNPTSPVANRVLAYNLFETKDYANGVKVMEQFLANAKPDDILQSDNEYYARLLSGAGNDSLAITYFGKAITPKNRIAMTREIQSLYQKMKRYDKSADIFEQLYGEKANLSPSGYFEWAKENYYAGNSEKLDSLTKVAYLHKADSLFSIFTEKQPDSYLGYIYRARVNSSFDPTSTQGLAKPYYEKVIEILEPKGEPKLDPAKVERKRELAEAYLYIGYQYYLKNDMANFKASFGKVLLLDPTNDKAKAALSGLK, encoded by the coding sequence ATGAAAGCAAAAAGATATTTACTTACTCTTGCAGTTGTAGCAGTCCTATGTGGAACTAGCGCTATGGCACAAGACTTTACGAAAGGTCTTCTTTACTTTAACGATGGAAACTTCGTTCTAGCAAAAAAATATCTTCTAAAAGAACTCAACGGAGCAAACAAAGATCAAGCCTACTATCTTCTAGGCAAAAATTACCAAAATCAGGGAATTAAAGACTCTGCTGCCATATACTATCAAAAGGGACTAGAGGTTAATCCTGAGAATGCATTTGCCTATGTAGGATTGGGTGAAATAGCCTTATCTAGCGGAGATACAAAGACGGCTGAGACTAACTTTAAGAAGGCTAAGTCTATTAGTTCCGAAAAAAAGAATCCTGCTCTCTGGATGGCCATCTATGCTGCTTACATGAACCAAGCAACCCCCAATGTCGAAGATGCCAACGATTATCTTAATAAAGCAAAAAGCATAAATAAGAACTTTGCAGGCATCTATATCACCGAAGGAGATATTCTTTTAAATCAAAAGAAGATCGGTGAAGCAGCAACCAAATACGAAACTGCCATCTACTACGATAAGGCGAGCAAAGAGGCTTTCCTTAAGCTTGGGAGAATCTACGTTAAGAGTGGGAACTACCAACAATCGTTGGATGCTTTCAATAACCTTTACCAGCTAGATTCGACCTACTTCCCTGTTCACAAAGAGCGTGGAGAGGTTTACTACGCACAGGGCAAATTTGCTGATGCTGAAAAATCATATGCAAAATTTTTTGCTGCTGGAGAACCTTCATACAACGATCTAGTTCGTTATGCACTTATCTTATTCTTCAACAAGGACTACAACAAATCACTAGAAATAGTAAAGCAGGCTCAGGCATTAAATCCTACGAGTCCAGTTGCTAACAGAGTTTTAGCCTACAACTTATTCGAAACTAAAGACTATGCAAATGGTGTAAAGGTAATGGAGCAGTTCTTGGCTAATGCGAAACCGGATGATATTCTGCAAAGTGATAACGAGTACTATGCAAGATTACTTTCGGGCGCTGGGAATGATTCACTTGCCATAACATACTTTGGGAAGGCAATTACTCCTAAAAATAGGATTGCTATGACGCGCGAAATCCAATCCTTGTATCAGAAAATGAAGAGGTATGATAAGTCTGCAGATATATTCGAACAGTTATATGGTGAAAAGGCTAATCTTAGCCCATCGGGTTACTTCGAATGGGCAAAAGAAAACTACTATGCAGGTAATAGCGAGAAGTTAGACTCGTTGACTAAAGTAGCGTACTTACATAAGGCTGATAGCTTATTTTCAATTTTCACTGAGAAGCAACCTGACAGTTACCTAGGTTACATTTATAGAGCGCGAGTAAATTCATCTTTTGACCCAACAAGTACTCAAGGTTTAGCGAAACCTTATTATGAAAAAGTTATAGAAATTCTTGAACCAAAAGGTGAACCAAAACTCGATCCTGCAAAAGTTGAAAGGAAAAGAGAGTTAGCTGAAGCATACCTCTATATTGGATATCAGTATTACCTGAAAAATGATATGGCTAACTTTAAAGCCTCCTTTGGAAAAGTACTCTTACTTGATCCTACTAATGATAAGGCAAAAGCAGCCTTATCTGGATTAAAGTAA
- a CDS encoding biopolymer transporter ExbD, with protein sequence MAELNTADKGGKGKGKPKKLSTRVDLTPMVDLGFLLITFFMLATSMAKPQTMEIRMPSKEKVKDEEQNKVKASKAMTILLAKDNKVYYYFGTTENGVDPEVFETNFDSQKGIRKTLLTRNKVVMKQVDSLKAVKAKKKLSAEEFKTKLTEIRGNKDAVVVLIKPSDVSTYENLVSILDEMQITNVAKYAIVPITSYDTGLVVKTAPDAFTESTKKQ encoded by the coding sequence ATGGCAGAATTAAATACAGCAGACAAAGGTGGAAAGGGTAAAGGAAAACCTAAAAAGTTATCCACCCGTGTTGACCTTACGCCAATGGTAGACTTAGGATTCCTTCTTATCACCTTCTTTATGCTTGCAACCTCTATGGCTAAACCACAGACCATGGAGATTAGAATGCCTTCGAAGGAAAAAGTAAAAGACGAGGAGCAAAATAAGGTTAAGGCCTCTAAGGCAATGACCATCCTCCTTGCTAAGGATAATAAGGTATACTACTACTTTGGGACTACCGAAAACGGAGTTGATCCAGAGGTGTTTGAGACCAACTTCGATTCACAGAAAGGTATTCGCAAGACTCTGCTTACTCGTAACAAAGTTGTTATGAAGCAAGTGGACAGTTTGAAAGCGGTAAAAGCCAAGAAAAAGCTATCGGCCGAGGAATTTAAGACTAAGTTAACCGAAATTCGAGGAAATAAGGACGCAGTAGTAGTTCTTATCAAGCCTAGCGATGTTTCGACTTACGAAAACCTAGTTAGTATTCTCGACGAAATGCAGATTACCAACGTTGCTAAGTACGCTATTGTACCTATCACTTCATACGATACAGGATTGGTAGTGAAAACAGCGCCTGATGCATTTACTGAATCAACTAAAAAACAATAA
- a CDS encoding MotA/TolQ/ExbB proton channel family protein translates to MKNSEQKKGFGTVFTALVIPTLLVVAIIIYKFVFGDPSHFQGGNPENQPIPGDFFGVIYKGGFIVPILMTCLMMVLTFSLERMIAITRAKGKGSSATFLRNLKKNLAEGNVEAAETACTKQRGALGNVCQAVLTTYKYNAKDTTMTKEQKLASLQKNVEEATSLELPTLEQNLVILATLSSISTLIGLLGTVLGMIRAFAALANAGAPDSVALSAGISEALINTALGIGSAAVAIIFYNVFTTQIDKITYNIDEAGYSMVQSFAEKH, encoded by the coding sequence ATGAAAAACTCAGAGCAAAAGAAGGGTTTTGGAACAGTGTTCACCGCCCTAGTAATTCCAACTTTATTGGTAGTTGCAATCATTATCTACAAATTTGTATTTGGTGATCCTAGTCACTTCCAAGGTGGAAATCCAGAAAACCAACCAATCCCTGGTGACTTTTTTGGTGTGATTTACAAAGGTGGATTTATCGTACCAATCCTGATGACATGCTTAATGATGGTGCTTACCTTCTCACTAGAGCGTATGATCGCTATCACCCGTGCAAAGGGTAAAGGTTCTTCTGCAACTTTCCTTCGCAACCTTAAGAAAAACCTTGCTGAAGGTAATGTTGAGGCTGCCGAAACTGCTTGTACAAAGCAACGTGGAGCTCTTGGTAATGTATGCCAAGCTGTACTTACTACCTACAAGTACAATGCAAAGGATACAACCATGACTAAGGAGCAGAAGCTTGCATCTCTACAAAAGAACGTAGAAGAAGCAACCTCTTTGGAACTTCCAACCCTTGAGCAAAACCTTGTTATTCTTGCTACCCTTTCGTCAATTTCAACTCTTATTGGTCTTCTTGGTACCGTACTTGGTATGATCCGTGCGTTTGCAGCGTTGGCTAATGCAGGTGCTCCAGACTCAGTTGCACTTTCAGCTGGTATCTCTGAGGCCCTTATCAATACTGCATTAGGTATTGGTTCAGCAGCTGTTGCCATCATTTTCTACAACGTATTTACAACTCAAATCGACAAGATTACCTATAACATCGACGAAGCTGGCTACTCAATGGTACAATCATTTGCTGAAAAGCACTAA
- the efp gene encoding elongation factor P, which yields MATTADIKNGLCIEFNGKPFSVVEFQHVKPGKGPAFVRTKLRNLENGRVVENTFNAGVKIDIIRVERRPYQFLYADEVGFNFMHNETFEQITLEKDIVENADLMKEGQYVEMMVHADKEEVLTCELPPFVELVVTYTEPGLKGDTASSNALKPATLETGAEIRVPLFINQDEKIKIDTRTRSYVERVKG from the coding sequence ATGGCAACTACAGCAGATATCAAAAACGGACTATGCATCGAGTTTAACGGCAAGCCATTTTCCGTAGTAGAATTTCAGCACGTAAAACCAGGTAAAGGTCCTGCTTTTGTTAGAACTAAGCTTAGAAACCTAGAGAACGGTCGTGTTGTTGAAAACACCTTTAACGCTGGCGTTAAGATCGACATCATCCGTGTTGAGCGTCGCCCATACCAGTTTCTTTACGCTGATGAGGTTGGATTCAACTTCATGCACAACGAAACTTTCGAGCAGATTACCCTCGAGAAGGATATCGTGGAGAACGCCGACCTGATGAAGGAAGGTCAGTATGTGGAGATGATGGTTCATGCCGATAAGGAAGAGGTGCTTACCTGTGAACTTCCTCCATTCGTTGAGCTTGTGGTAACCTACACCGAACCTGGTTTGAAGGGCGACACCGCATCATCGAACGCACTTAAGCCTGCAACCCTCGAAACAGGCGCAGAAATCCGCGTTCCTCTCTTCATCAACCAAGACGAAAAGATTAAGATTGACACCCGCACCCGCAGCTACGTAGAGCGCGTTAAGGGTTAA